A genomic segment from Nocardia cyriacigeorgica GUH-2 encodes:
- a CDS encoding FAD-binding and (Fe-S)-binding domain-containing protein, whose translation MTDEDGARVRLARVLRRRIGGEVDVSPRRRAEYSSDASNYRVLPAAVVFPRVDDDVAAVLDVARAEGLPVTARGAGTSVAGNAIGPGIVLDFSRHLDVVLELDPERRTARVQPGVVLSRLQRRAAAHGLRFGPDPSTQNRCTLGGMIGNNACGPHALAWGRTSDTVRELRVLDGTGTERRLAADLSAVPGLPEFTRDALAVLRTDLGRFERQASGYGLEHLLPERGSSIAKAFVGTEGTCGLLLEATVDLVPLPSETVLAVLGYPDMATAADDIAAVTACAPIAVEGIDARLVDIVRTHRGTVPDLPRGNSWLFVELAGATAGEAVAAASTLCRSTGAVDSTIVADPAAAAALWRIRADGAGLAGRTPDGHPAWPGWEDAAVPPQHLGAYLRDFGALTAEHRVDGLLYGHIGDGCIHVRLDLPINDAPQRFRAFLHDAAELVVRYGGSLSGEHGDGRARSELLPLMYSPDVLRTFAGFKALFDPDGLLNPGVLVDPAPIDHDLRLAGLPKVAGAGFAFPHDDGDLSTAVHRCVGVGKCRADTRTSGGFMCPSYLATADEKDSTRGRARVLQEVVRGALPWTSPAVAQSLDLCLSCKACRSDCPAGVDIATYKSETLYRRYRRRPRPIDHYTLGRLPTWLAVAGRMPRLLNAGARMAPLRRAGLRVGGMDPRREVPALARRNFRRIWRDEHREGASTGPEVMLWIDTFTDAFDPEIALAAVRLLESLGYRVRIPAKRACCGLTWISTGQLDGARKRLRATLDALDDHVRAGGIVVGLEPSCTAALRSDLPELLPDDPRAAPTAAAVRTLAEFLDAEPDWRAPDHSGQSVLVQPHCHQHAVLGFAADRRILARMGVEVTEITGCCGLAGNFGMQKGHYDISVAVAENGLLPALQRAGDNAILIADGFSCRIQATHLAGRPSRHLAQFILGNRR comes from the coding sequence GTGACCGATGAGGACGGTGCGCGGGTTCGGTTGGCGCGGGTGTTGCGCCGGCGGATCGGCGGTGAGGTCGACGTATCCCCGCGGCGGCGCGCCGAATATTCCTCGGATGCGTCGAACTATCGGGTGTTGCCGGCGGCCGTGGTGTTTCCGCGCGTGGACGACGACGTGGCGGCGGTGCTCGACGTCGCCCGGGCCGAAGGCCTGCCGGTGACGGCGCGCGGGGCGGGAACCTCGGTGGCGGGCAATGCGATCGGGCCGGGCATCGTGCTCGATTTCAGCAGGCACCTGGATGTGGTGCTGGAGCTGGATCCCGAGCGCCGCACCGCCCGGGTGCAGCCCGGCGTCGTCCTGTCGAGACTGCAACGGCGGGCCGCCGCACACGGCCTGCGCTTCGGGCCCGATCCGTCGACGCAGAACCGCTGCACGCTCGGCGGCATGATCGGTAACAATGCCTGCGGCCCGCATGCCCTGGCCTGGGGCCGCACCTCCGATACCGTCCGTGAGCTGCGTGTACTCGACGGCACCGGCACCGAGCGACGGCTGGCTGCCGATCTGTCCGCTGTCCCCGGCCTTCCCGAATTCACTCGCGACGCCTTGGCCGTGCTGCGCACCGATCTCGGCAGATTCGAGCGCCAGGCCTCCGGCTACGGACTGGAACATCTACTGCCCGAACGGGGTTCGTCGATCGCGAAGGCGTTCGTCGGCACCGAGGGCACCTGCGGGCTGTTGCTGGAGGCGACCGTCGACCTGGTGCCGCTTCCCTCGGAGACGGTGCTCGCGGTTCTCGGTTACCCGGATATGGCCACCGCCGCAGACGATATCGCCGCGGTCACCGCGTGTGCCCCGATCGCGGTGGAGGGGATCGACGCCCGCCTGGTCGATATCGTCCGCACCCATCGCGGCACCGTGCCCGATCTGCCGCGTGGAAACAGCTGGCTGTTCGTCGAACTCGCGGGCGCCACCGCAGGCGAGGCGGTCGCGGCGGCCTCCACCCTGTGCCGTTCGACGGGCGCGGTGGACAGCACGATCGTCGCCGATCCCGCTGCCGCCGCGGCACTCTGGCGTATCCGCGCCGACGGCGCCGGGCTCGCGGGCCGCACTCCCGACGGCCACCCCGCCTGGCCCGGCTGGGAAGACGCCGCCGTACCGCCCCAGCACCTCGGCGCCTACCTGCGCGATTTCGGCGCGCTCACTGCCGAGCACCGCGTCGACGGCCTGCTCTACGGCCATATCGGCGACGGCTGCATCCATGTGCGCCTCGATTTGCCGATCAACGATGCGCCGCAACGGTTCCGGGCCTTCCTGCACGATGCCGCCGAACTGGTGGTGCGCTACGGCGGCTCACTGTCCGGCGAACACGGCGACGGCCGCGCCCGCTCGGAACTGCTTCCGCTCATGTACTCCCCCGACGTGCTGCGGACGTTCGCGGGATTCAAGGCACTGTTCGACCCGGACGGTCTGCTGAATCCGGGCGTGCTCGTCGACCCTGCCCCGATCGACCACGACCTGCGCCTCGCCGGACTGCCGAAGGTGGCGGGCGCGGGCTTCGCGTTCCCACACGACGACGGTGATCTGAGTACGGCCGTGCACCGCTGCGTCGGCGTCGGCAAATGCCGGGCCGACACCAGGACGAGCGGCGGTTTCATGTGCCCGTCCTATTTGGCGACGGCCGATGAGAAGGACAGCACGCGCGGCCGGGCCCGCGTCTTGCAGGAGGTGGTGCGCGGCGCGCTGCCGTGGACCTCGCCGGCGGTGGCGCAATCGCTGGACCTGTGCCTGTCGTGCAAGGCCTGCCGGTCGGACTGCCCGGCGGGCGTCGATATCGCCACCTATAAATCCGAGACGCTCTACCGCCGCTACCGGCGTCGTCCCCGGCCGATCGACCACTACACGCTCGGCCGGCTGCCCACCTGGCTGGCGGTCGCGGGCCGGATGCCCCGCCTGCTCAATGCCGGGGCCAGGATGGCGCCATTACGTCGTGCCGGGCTGCGTGTGGGCGGGATGGACCCGCGGCGTGAGGTGCCCGCGCTCGCCCGTCGCAACTTCCGCCGGATCTGGCGCGACGAGCACCGGGAGGGCGCTTCGACGGGTCCGGAAGTCATGCTGTGGATCGATACCTTCACCGACGCCTTCGACCCGGAGATCGCCCTGGCCGCGGTGCGGCTGCTGGAATCGCTGGGCTACCGCGTCCGCATTCCCGCGAAACGGGCGTGTTGCGGACTCACCTGGATCAGCACCGGCCAGCTCGACGGTGCCCGCAAGCGACTGCGGGCAACCCTGGACGCCCTGGACGACCATGTCCGCGCGGGCGGCATCGTCGTCGGCCTCGAGCCCTCATGCACCGCCGCCCTGCGTTCCGACCTGCCGGAATTGCTGCCCGACGATCCCCGCGCCGCACCCACCGCCGCGGCCGTGCGCACACTGGCGGAATTCCTCGACGCGGAACCGGACTGGCGCGCGCCGGACCACTCGGGACAGTCGGTACTGGTGCAGCCGCATTGTCACCAGCACGCGGTGCTCGGCTTCGCGGCCGATCGCCGGATATTAGCCAGAATGGGTGTCGAGGTGACAGAAATCACCGGATGCTGTGGTCTGGCCGGCAACTTCGGAATGCAGAAGGGCCATTACGACATTTCGGTCGCGGTGGCAGAAAACGGCCTGCTACCCGCGCTGCAACGTGCGGGCGACAATGCGATCCTGATCGCCGACGGCTTCTCCTGCCGGATCCAGGCCACGCACCTGGCCGGGCGTCCGAGCAGGCATCTCGCCCAGTTCATCCTGGGCAACCGACGCTGA
- a CDS encoding DNA polymerase IV codes for MPRWLLHVDLDQFQAAVEFRRHPELRGRPVIVGGNGDPQEPRKVVTCASYPARAFGVRAGMALRTAVRKCPEGVFLPLDMTSYEEASEEVMALLRTFGPVEVWGWDEAFLAADTDDPEGLAREIRAAIAELELSCSVGIGDNKLTAKLATGFAKSSGKDSAEPGAGAAAGMFRLTADNWTEVMAHRPTSALWGIGNRIAARLAELGIETVGDLMASDRHRLAQAFGPTTGPYLWVLGKGAGDKEVVTEPRIPVGRSKSETFPHDLTEREEIRAQVARLAGEVADEMAEAGRVTIRVSVTVRTNTFYTRSKQSKLPEPTTDRTAIIEAALRIIDRFELDRPVRLLGVRLELVPV; via the coding sequence ATGCCCCGGTGGCTGTTGCATGTCGATCTCGACCAATTTCAGGCGGCGGTGGAGTTCCGTCGTCATCCGGAGCTGCGCGGGCGGCCGGTGATCGTGGGCGGGAACGGGGATCCGCAGGAGCCGCGCAAGGTGGTCACCTGTGCCTCGTATCCGGCGCGGGCGTTCGGGGTGCGGGCGGGGATGGCATTGCGGACCGCGGTGCGCAAGTGTCCGGAGGGGGTGTTCCTGCCGCTGGATATGACCAGCTACGAGGAGGCGTCCGAGGAGGTCATGGCGCTGTTGCGGACCTTCGGGCCGGTGGAGGTGTGGGGCTGGGACGAGGCGTTCCTGGCCGCCGACACCGACGATCCGGAGGGGTTGGCCCGCGAGATCCGCGCCGCCATCGCGGAATTGGAGTTGAGCTGTTCGGTCGGGATCGGCGACAACAAGCTCACCGCCAAACTCGCCACCGGTTTCGCCAAATCCTCCGGTAAGGATTCCGCGGAACCCGGAGCCGGTGCCGCGGCGGGCATGTTCCGGCTCACCGCGGACAACTGGACCGAGGTGATGGCACACCGCCCGACCAGCGCGCTGTGGGGCATCGGCAACCGCATCGCCGCCCGACTGGCCGAACTCGGCATCGAGACCGTCGGCGATCTGATGGCCTCGGACCGGCACCGGCTGGCCCAGGCGTTCGGGCCCACCACCGGCCCATACCTGTGGGTTCTCGGTAAAGGCGCCGGCGATAAAGAGGTTGTCACGGAGCCACGAATCCCCGTGGGCCGCAGCAAGTCCGAAACGTTCCCGCACGATCTCACCGAGCGCGAGGAGATCCGCGCCCAGGTCGCGCGGCTGGCCGGGGAGGTGGCCGATGAGATGGCCGAAGCGGGCCGGGTCACCATCCGGGTATCGGTGACCGTGCGCACCAATACCTTCTACACCCGCAGCAAACAGTCCAAACTCCCCGAACCCACCACCGACCGCACTGCCATCATCGAGGCCGCCCTGCGCATCATCGACCGGTTCGAGCTGGACCGGCCGGTGCGGCTGCTCGGCGTCCGGCTCGAATTGGTCCCGGTCTGA
- a CDS encoding DNA-3-methyladenine glycosylase family protein, whose product MRDTRVGSEASGTGSARTVTSDRPIDLAHTISPLRRGPGDPCYQLTRDGAHWLTARMPTGPVTYRLVQAGPGTVDARAWGPGAEEFLERLPWMLCLDEDLSGFAPEHPKIAEAHRRHPGLRMLRTGLVFEALVPAVLEQKVHTVSAHASWRRLVRQFGSIPPGPAPDGMRVAPDADGWRTIPSWTFHRANVGPQRAQTIVRAARVAESLERGTGLEPAAAARLLRSVPGIGEWTVAEISQRAFGDADALSVGDFHLAAIVGWTLLGRPLDDAAMVEYLEPLRPHRYRSVRLLSVSGQARKPKFGPRTPITDHSWH is encoded by the coding sequence GTGCGCGATACCAGGGTCGGATCGGAAGCGAGCGGCACCGGCTCGGCCCGCACCGTCACCTCCGATCGCCCGATCGATCTCGCGCACACGATCTCCCCGCTGCGCCGCGGCCCCGGCGACCCCTGCTATCAGCTGACCCGCGATGGCGCGCACTGGCTCACCGCACGCATGCCCACCGGCCCCGTCACCTACCGGCTCGTCCAGGCCGGCCCCGGCACCGTGGACGCCCGCGCGTGGGGGCCCGGCGCGGAGGAATTCCTGGAGCGGCTGCCGTGGATGTTGTGCCTGGACGAGGACCTGTCCGGCTTCGCCCCCGAGCATCCCAAGATCGCCGAGGCGCACCGACGTCATCCGGGCCTGCGGATGCTGCGCACCGGACTGGTGTTTGAGGCACTGGTGCCCGCCGTGCTGGAACAGAAGGTGCACACCGTCTCGGCGCACGCCTCATGGCGGCGCCTGGTGCGGCAGTTCGGTTCCATTCCGCCGGGCCCGGCGCCCGACGGAATGCGGGTGGCCCCGGACGCCGACGGCTGGCGCACCATCCCGTCCTGGACCTTCCACCGCGCGAACGTGGGCCCGCAGCGGGCGCAGACCATCGTCCGCGCGGCCCGGGTGGCCGAATCGCTCGAGCGCGGCACCGGCCTGGAGCCCGCTGCGGCGGCCCGGCTGCTGCGCAGTGTGCCCGGGATCGGCGAGTGGACGGTCGCCGAGATCTCGCAGCGGGCCTTCGGCGATGCCGACGCCCTGTCGGTGGGAGATTTCCACCTCGCGGCCATCGTCGGCTGGACCCTGCTCGGACGCCCGCTCGACGATGCCGCGATGGTGGAATATCTGGAACCGCTACGGCCGCACCGTTATCGGTCGGTACGGCTGCTGTCGGTGAGCGGGCAGGCGCGCAAACCGAAGTTCGGGCCGCGCACCCCGATCACCGACCATTCCTGGCATTGA
- a CDS encoding oxidoreductase: MEFWAMVAHESDSGVVLARQQVGAEFLGPGAVTIKVHYSSANFKDGLAITPGGGVVRNYPIVPGIDLTGEVVESESEDFAPGDQVVAHGYEIGVSHHGGFAEYARVPAEWVVKLDGLSTRDAAALGTAGFTAALSVQALLDRGLTPDDGAILVTGATGGVGSVAVDILSGLGYEVIASTGKADAADHLADLGANEVIGRLPEPDTKVRPLSKARWAGAVDSVGGASLAYILSAIGYGGAVAASGLTGGTEVPTTVMPFILRNVALLGIDSVNHPIEKRRELWGRLANELRPRHLSEIENFAPVTEAERVLRSIKDGSHSGRTVFGVAGEF, from the coding sequence ATGGAATTCTGGGCGATGGTGGCACACGAATCGGACAGCGGCGTCGTGCTCGCGCGACAGCAGGTCGGGGCGGAGTTCCTCGGACCGGGTGCGGTGACGATCAAGGTGCATTATTCGAGCGCCAATTTCAAAGACGGGCTGGCGATCACCCCGGGTGGCGGCGTGGTGCGCAACTACCCGATCGTTCCCGGCATCGACCTCACCGGTGAAGTCGTGGAATCCGAATCCGAGGATTTCGCGCCCGGCGATCAGGTGGTCGCCCACGGCTACGAGATCGGCGTCTCGCACCACGGCGGTTTCGCCGAATACGCCAGGGTGCCCGCGGAATGGGTGGTGAAGCTGGACGGTCTGTCCACCCGCGACGCCGCCGCGCTCGGCACGGCCGGATTCACCGCGGCACTGAGCGTGCAGGCGCTGCTCGACCGCGGCCTCACCCCCGATGACGGCGCCATCCTGGTGACCGGCGCGACCGGTGGTGTCGGCAGCGTAGCCGTCGACATCCTCTCCGGGCTCGGCTACGAGGTGATCGCGTCGACCGGTAAGGCCGACGCTGCCGATCATCTGGCCGACCTCGGTGCCAACGAGGTGATCGGCCGTCTCCCGGAACCCGATACCAAGGTCCGCCCGCTGTCCAAGGCGCGGTGGGCCGGCGCGGTCGACAGCGTCGGCGGCGCCTCGCTGGCGTACATCCTCAGCGCCATCGGCTACGGCGGCGCTGTCGCGGCCAGTGGCCTGACCGGCGGCACCGAGGTGCCGACCACGGTGATGCCGTTCATCCTGCGCAATGTGGCGTTGCTGGGCATCGACTCGGTCAACCATCCGATCGAGAAGCGGCGCGAGTTGTGGGGCCGGCTGGCCAACGAGCTGCGCCCACGGCACCTGTCGGAGATCGAGAACTTCGCGCCGGTCACCGAGGCCGAGCGGGTGCTGCGTTCGATCAAGGACGGCAGCCACTCGGGTCGCACGGTCTTCGGGGTCGCGGGCGAGTTCTGA
- a CDS encoding ABC transporter ATP-binding protein yields MSIESVAWSQMYRRMNAPDEQRPFSMATARRILRFAAPHKRRLGAFLLFSVVSALLAVATPLLAGRVVNGIVDGAAPRVVVVLALAIGGLAVVDAALGLAIRWLSARIGEGLILDLRTAVFDHVQKMPIAFFTRTRTGALVSRLNNDVIGAQRAFSDTLSGVVANLVTVMLTLVVMVQLSWQITLLALLLLPVFVIPARRMGDRLADIQREAAGLNSAMSTQMTERFSAPGATLVKLFGRPHQESAEFALRARRVRDIGVRTAMLQTVFVTSLTLVSALAIALVYGLGGWYALAGRLDAGAVVALSLLLTRLYSPLTALASARMEIMSALVSFERVFEVLDLKPLIEDAPDAVPVPEGPVAVELRNVRFGYPSADKVSLASLEEVATLDTRGGVEVLHDISLRAEPGEMVALVGSSGAGKSTIAQLVSRLYDVDSGSVRLNDRDVRELSTRSIQQTVGLVTQDGHLFHDTIRANLLLARPEATEAELWDALERARLRDLVASLADGLDTVVGERGYRLSGGERQRLTIARLLLKQPRVVILDEATASLDSTSEAAVQEALAEALEGRTALVIAHRLSTIRAADKIVVLEDGNIVERGTHPQLLAAGGRYAELYRTQFAEEPAPVAA; encoded by the coding sequence GTGAGCATCGAATCGGTGGCCTGGAGCCAGATGTATCGGCGGATGAACGCGCCCGACGAGCAGCGGCCGTTCAGTATGGCCACGGCGCGGCGGATTCTGCGCTTCGCGGCGCCGCATAAGCGCCGATTGGGCGCGTTCCTGCTGTTCAGCGTCGTTTCCGCGCTGCTGGCGGTGGCCACGCCGCTACTGGCGGGGCGGGTGGTGAACGGCATCGTCGACGGCGCCGCGCCGCGGGTGGTGGTCGTGCTGGCGCTGGCCATCGGCGGGCTCGCGGTCGTCGACGCCGCCCTCGGGCTGGCGATCCGCTGGCTGTCGGCCCGCATCGGTGAGGGGCTGATCCTGGACCTGCGCACCGCCGTGTTCGACCACGTGCAGAAGATGCCCATTGCGTTCTTCACCCGCACCCGCACCGGCGCGCTGGTCAGCCGGTTGAACAACGACGTGATCGGCGCGCAGCGCGCGTTCAGCGACACGTTGTCCGGCGTGGTGGCCAACCTGGTAACGGTCATGTTGACGCTGGTGGTGATGGTCCAGCTGTCCTGGCAGATCACCCTGCTGGCGCTGCTGCTGTTGCCGGTGTTCGTGATCCCGGCGCGCCGGATGGGCGATCGGCTCGCCGATATCCAGCGCGAGGCCGCGGGCCTGAACTCGGCGATGAGCACGCAGATGACCGAGCGGTTCTCCGCGCCGGGCGCGACGCTGGTCAAACTGTTCGGCCGCCCGCATCAGGAATCGGCGGAGTTCGCGCTGCGGGCCCGGCGGGTGCGCGATATCGGGGTGCGCACCGCCATGCTGCAAACCGTCTTCGTCACCTCGCTGACGCTGGTCTCGGCGCTGGCGATCGCCCTCGTCTACGGGCTCGGCGGCTGGTACGCGCTGGCCGGCCGGCTGGACGCGGGCGCCGTCGTCGCGCTGTCGCTGCTGCTGACCCGGCTGTACTCGCCGCTGACGGCGCTGGCCAGTGCGCGGATGGAGATCATGTCCGCGCTGGTGAGCTTCGAGCGGGTCTTCGAGGTGCTGGACCTGAAGCCGCTGATCGAGGACGCGCCCGATGCCGTCCCCGTCCCGGAGGGCCCGGTCGCGGTGGAGCTGCGGAACGTGCGCTTCGGCTACCCGTCGGCGGACAAGGTGTCGCTGGCCTCCCTGGAAGAGGTCGCGACGCTCGATACGCGTGGCGGAGTGGAAGTGCTGCACGATATTTCGCTGCGCGCCGAACCGGGGGAGATGGTGGCGCTGGTGGGTTCGTCCGGCGCGGGTAAATCCACCATCGCGCAGCTGGTCTCGCGGCTCTACGACGTGGACAGCGGTTCGGTGCGGCTCAACGACCGCGATGTGCGCGAGCTGAGCACCCGCTCGATCCAGCAGACCGTCGGCCTGGTCACCCAGGACGGGCACCTGTTCCACGACACCATCCGCGCCAACCTGCTGCTGGCCCGGCCCGAGGCCACCGAGGCCGAGCTGTGGGACGCCCTCGAACGCGCCCGGCTGCGTGATCTGGTCGCCTCGCTGGCCGACGGGCTCGACACCGTGGTCGGCGAACGCGGCTACCGGCTCTCCGGCGGCGAACGTCAGCGGCTGACCATTGCCCGGCTACTGCTCAAGCAGCCGCGCGTGGTGATCCTGGACGAGGCCACCGCCTCCCTGGACTCGACTTCCGAGGCCGCCGTGCAGGAAGCGCTGGCCGAGGCGTTGGAGGGCCGGACCGCACTGGTCATCGCGCACCGGCTGTCCACCATCCGGGCCGCCGACAAGATCGTGGTGCTGGAGGACGGGAACATCGTGGAACGCGGCACCCACCCGCAGCTGCTGGCCGCGGGCGGACGCTATGCGGAGTTGTACCGGACGCAGTTCGCCGAGGAGCCTGCCCCGGTCGCGGCCTGA
- the lon gene encoding endopeptidase La, with protein sequence MLFLTDPIVLPGMVVPIELDESAQAAIDAARAAKTDQVLVAPRLDEGYAAYGVVATIEQVGRLRGGAPAAVLKAERRAKIGHGVTGPGAALWVEAEPVEDVPADGRTKELAAEYKKLVVSVLQRREAWQVIDAVNQLSDPSAIADTAGYATYLTSEQKRELLETPEPAKRLATLIEWTKAHIAEAEVSEKISEEVREGMEKSQREFLLRQQLNAIRKELGEDEPDGAEDYRTRVEQADLPDSVREAALREVGRLERASDQSPESGWIRTWLDTVLELPWTVKTTDSTDVSAARAVLDADHHGLDEVKDRMVEYLAVRSRRAARGLEVVGGRGSGAVLVLVGPPGVGKTSLGESVARALGRKFVRVALGGVRDEAEIRGHRRTYVGALPGRIVRAMKEAGSMNPVVLLDEIDKVGSDFRGDPAAALLEVLDPAQNHTFRDHYLDLDLDLSDVLFIATANVMETIPGPLLDRMELITVDGYTEDDKVAIARDFLVPRQLERNALTAEEVTVTDAALRELAANYTREAGVRQMERLIAKALRKAATKLSEGGPVADAVPTIGLGYDPDLGYDDLLAEVASENSRVAESGRTAAVSGESLTIDVGDLKDYLGRPRFTPDSVERTAVPGVATGLAVTGLGGDVLYIETNAVDGERSLTLTGQLGDVMKESAQIALTYVRSHLEEIGIEPSVLDRNIHVHFPAGAVPKDGPSAGVTMVTALVSLALGRQVRADVGMTGEVTLNGRVLPIGGVKQKLLAAQRAGLKTVFIPARNEPDLDDVPADVLAALDVRPVSDVADILAYAIEPVAEPALDGRPLAATA encoded by the coding sequence GTGCTGTTCCTGACCGATCCGATCGTGCTGCCGGGCATGGTCGTGCCCATCGAACTCGACGAATCGGCGCAGGCGGCGATTGATGCCGCGCGGGCCGCGAAGACCGACCAGGTGCTGGTCGCGCCCCGTTTGGATGAGGGGTATGCGGCGTACGGCGTGGTCGCCACTATCGAACAGGTCGGCCGGCTGCGCGGTGGTGCGCCGGCGGCGGTGCTGAAGGCGGAGCGGCGCGCCAAGATCGGGCACGGGGTGACCGGGCCGGGTGCGGCGCTGTGGGTGGAGGCCGAACCGGTCGAGGACGTCCCCGCCGACGGCCGGACCAAGGAACTCGCCGCCGAATACAAGAAGCTGGTCGTATCGGTGCTGCAACGGCGGGAGGCCTGGCAGGTCATCGACGCGGTCAATCAGCTCAGCGATCCGTCCGCGATCGCCGATACCGCGGGCTATGCCACCTACCTGACCAGCGAACAGAAGCGGGAACTGCTGGAAACTCCGGAGCCGGCCAAGAGGCTGGCCACGCTGATCGAGTGGACCAAGGCGCATATCGCCGAGGCCGAGGTCTCGGAGAAGATCAGCGAAGAAGTCCGCGAGGGCATGGAGAAGAGTCAGCGCGAATTCCTGCTGCGCCAGCAGCTCAACGCCATCCGCAAGGAGCTCGGCGAGGACGAGCCCGACGGCGCCGAGGACTACCGCACCCGCGTCGAACAGGCCGATCTACCGGATTCGGTGCGTGAGGCCGCGTTGCGCGAGGTCGGCCGGCTGGAGCGGGCCAGCGATCAGAGCCCGGAATCGGGCTGGATCCGCACCTGGCTCGACACCGTGCTGGAGCTGCCGTGGACGGTGAAAACCACCGACAGCACCGACGTTTCGGCCGCGCGTGCCGTGCTCGACGCCGATCACCACGGCCTCGACGAGGTCAAGGACCGGATGGTGGAGTACCTGGCGGTGCGCTCGCGGCGCGCCGCACGCGGGCTGGAGGTCGTCGGCGGACGCGGGTCCGGCGCGGTGCTGGTGCTGGTGGGTCCGCCCGGTGTGGGTAAGACCTCGCTGGGTGAGAGCGTCGCGCGGGCGCTGGGCCGCAAGTTCGTGCGGGTCGCGCTCGGTGGTGTGCGCGATGAGGCCGAAATCCGTGGCCACCGACGCACTTACGTCGGCGCGCTGCCCGGCCGGATCGTGCGCGCGATGAAGGAAGCCGGTTCGATGAACCCGGTGGTGCTGCTGGACGAGATCGACAAGGTCGGCTCCGATTTCCGGGGCGATCCGGCCGCGGCGCTGCTCGAGGTGCTGGACCCGGCGCAGAACCACACCTTCCGCGACCACTACCTGGACCTGGATCTTGACCTGTCCGACGTGCTGTTCATCGCCACGGCCAACGTCATGGAGACCATTCCCGGCCCGCTGTTGGACCGCATGGAACTGATCACCGTCGACGGCTACACCGAGGACGACAAGGTCGCCATCGCCCGCGACTTCCTGGTCCCGCGCCAGCTGGAACGCAATGCGCTGACCGCCGAGGAGGTCACCGTCACCGACGCGGCGCTGCGCGAGCTCGCGGCGAACTACACCCGCGAGGCCGGGGTCCGGCAGATGGAGCGGCTCATCGCCAAGGCGTTGCGGAAGGCGGCGACCAAGCTGTCGGAGGGCGGTCCGGTCGCCGATGCGGTGCCGACGATCGGTCTCGGCTACGACCCCGATCTCGGCTACGACGACCTGCTTGCGGAGGTCGCATCGGAGAACAGCCGTGTCGCCGAATCCGGCCGCACCGCAGCGGTTTCCGGTGAGTCCCTGACGATCGACGTCGGTGATCTGAAGGACTACTTGGGCCGTCCGCGGTTCACCCCGGATTCGGTGGAACGCACCGCCGTCCCCGGTGTGGCCACCGGCCTGGCGGTGACCGGCCTCGGCGGCGATGTGCTCTACATCGAGACCAATGCCGTCGACGGTGAACGGTCGCTGACGCTCACCGGCCAGCTCGGCGACGTGATGAAGGAGTCCGCGCAGATCGCCTTGACCTACGTCCGCTCGCACCTGGAAGAAATCGGCATCGAACCCTCGGTGCTGGACCGCAATATTCACGTGCACTTCCCGGCGGGCGCGGTGCCCAAGGACGGCCCGTCGGCCGGCGTCACCATGGTCACCGCCCTGGTGTCGCTGGCGCTGGGACGGCAGGTGCGTGCGGATGTCGGCATGACCGGTGAGGTCACGCTGAACGGCCGGGTGCTGCCGATCGGCGGCGTCAAGCAGAAGCTGCTCGCCGCTCAGCGGGCCGGCCTAAAGACGGTGTTCATCCCGGCCCGCAACGAGCCGGACCTGGATGACGTCCCCGCCGATGTGCTCGCCGCCCTGGACGTCCGCCCCGTCAGCGATGTGGCCGACATCCTGGCCTACGCCATCGAGCCGGTCGCCGAACCGGCATTGGATGGCCGGCCGTTGGCGGCCACCGCCTGA
- a CDS encoding PaaI family thioesterase — protein MTTPELGIEQARQVLAAQPFAQLVGTELTGFGDGAATLVIPLREELGQQFGFVHGGVLAYAADNAITFAAGTVLGPNVLTGGFSVTYLRPASGKRLRAEAKVTGSTRRQAVVSCEIYSEDDGGEPVLCAVAQGTTRTVDRELGNGG, from the coding sequence ATGACCACTCCAGAACTCGGAATCGAGCAGGCACGCCAGGTGCTGGCCGCGCAGCCGTTCGCGCAGCTGGTCGGCACGGAGTTGACGGGGTTCGGGGACGGCGCGGCGACCTTGGTGATCCCGCTGCGGGAGGAACTGGGCCAGCAGTTCGGTTTCGTGCACGGCGGCGTGCTGGCCTACGCGGCCGACAACGCGATCACCTTCGCGGCCGGCACGGTGCTGGGTCCCAACGTGCTGACCGGCGGGTTCTCGGTGACCTACCTGCGCCCGGCGAGCGGGAAGCGGCTGCGCGCCGAGGCGAAGGTGACCGGCTCGACCCGCCGCCAAGCGGTGGTGAGCTGCGAGATCTACAGCGAGGACGACGGGGGCGAGCCCGTCCTGTGCGCCGTCGCGCAAGGCACCACCCGCACCGTCGACCGCGAGCTGGGCAACGGCGGCTGA
- a CDS encoding type II toxin-antitoxin system PemK/MazF family toxin, which yields MIFRGAIYEIKALPGARGHEQQGRRYCVVIQSDRFASSTVIVAMTSTSAAPAIFRPEIEFDGTKTRILADQIYTVAPERLGQCKGSLDGSELSELDRALMLKLGLL from the coding sequence GTGATATTCCGGGGAGCGATTTACGAGATCAAGGCTCTTCCCGGCGCTCGCGGCCATGAGCAACAAGGCCGCCGATATTGCGTGGTGATCCAATCGGATCGGTTCGCCTCCAGCACCGTCATCGTAGCGATGACCTCGACCAGCGCAGCGCCCGCGATCTTCCGGCCCGAGATCGAGTTCGATGGCACCAAGACTCGAATACTCGCCGACCAGATCTACACCGTCGCACCCGAGCGATTGGGTCAGTGCAAGGGTTCCCTGGACGGGTCGGAGCTGTCCGAGCTAGATCGGGCTCTCATGCTGAAACTCGGTCTGCTGTAA